From the Lathyrus oleraceus cultivar Zhongwan6 chromosome 4, CAAS_Psat_ZW6_1.0, whole genome shotgun sequence genome, one window contains:
- the LOC127075318 gene encoding uncharacterized protein LOC127075318 has product MGGGFRVLHLVRPFLPFLPEVQTADRKVPFREKVIYTVIALFIFLVCSQLPLYGIHSTTGADPFYWMRVILASNRGTVMELGITPIVTSGLVMQLLAGSKIIEVDNNVREDRALLNGAQKLLGILIAVGEAVAYVLSGMYGSVGQLGVGNAILIILQLFFAGIIVICLDELLQKGYGLGSGISLFIATNICENIIWKAFSPTTINSGRGAEFEGAVIALFHLLITRTDKVRALREAFYRQNLPNVTNLLATVLIFLIVIYFQGFRVVLPVRSKNARGQQGSYPIKLFYTSNMPIILQSALVSNLYFLSQLLHRKYAGNFIVDLLGKWKESEYGGGHSIPVGGIAYYITAPSSLADMAANPFHALFYLVFMLSACALFSKTWIEVSGSSARDVAKQLKEQQMVMPGHRESNLQKELNRYIPTAAAFGGMCIGALTVLADFMGAIGSGTGILLAVTIIYQYFETFEKERASELGFFGF; this is encoded by the exons ATGGGAGGTGGGTTTAGAGTGCTTCACTTAGTCAGACCTTTTCTACCATTCCTTCCTGAAGTTCAGACTGCTGATAGGAAAGTGCCATTTAGAGAGAAGGTCATATATACTGTGATCGCCCTGTTCATTTTTCTGGTTTGTAGTCAGCTCCCTCTGTATGGAATACACTCAACAACGGGTGCTGATCCATTTTATTGGATGCGTGTTATCCTAGCTTCTAACCGAGGAACTGTTATGGAGCTTGGAATCACCCCCATTGTGACTTCTGGATTGGTGATGCAACTTTTGGCTGGGTcgaagatcattgaagtggacAACAATGTAAGGGAGGATCGTGCTCTCTT GAATGGTGCACAAAAACTACTTGGCATCTTGATAGCAGTTGGAGAGGCTGTTGCCTATGTTCTTTCAGGGATGTATGGTAGTGTGGGCCAACTTGGAGTGGGAAATGCCATCCTCATCATCCTCCAGCTCTTTTTTGCTGGTATCATTGTCATATGTTTAGATGAGCTCCTTCAAAAAGGTTATGGTTTGGGATCTGGAATTTCTCTATTCATTGCCACTAATATCTG TGAAAACATTATATGGAAAGCATTTAGTCCCACTACCATTAATAGTGGCCGGGGTGCCGAGTTTGAGGGTGCTGTAATTGCTCTATTCCATTTGTTGATAACTAGAACAGATAAGGTTCGTGCTCTCCGGGAAGCATTTTATCGGCAGAATCTTCCTAATGTCACAAATCTGCTGGCTACTGTCTTGATCTTTCTAATTGTGATATACTTCCAAGGTTTCCGCGTGGTTTTGCCTGTAAGGTCAAAGAATGCTCGTGGACAGCAGGGCTCATATCCAATCAAACTGTTTTACACCTCCAACATGCCCATTATTCTTCAGTCTGCCCTTGTTTCCAATCTCTACTTCCTTTCCCAG CTGCTACACAGAAAGTATGCCGGAAACTTCATTGTGGATCTGTTGGGAAAATGGAAGGAATCTGAATATGGAGGTGGTCACTCTATTCCTGTTGGTGGCATTGCATACTATATAACTGCACCCTCTAG CTTAGCTGATATGGCAGCCAATCCTTTCCATGCACTGTTCTACCTGGTGTTTATGCTGTCAGCCTGTGCCTTGTTCTCCAAAACTTGGATTGAAGTCTCTGGTTCATCTGCTAGGGATGTTGCCAAGCAGTTGAAG GAACAACAAATGGTTATGCCTGGCCATCGGGAATCAAACTTGCAGAAAGAGCTTAACCGATACATTCCCACTGCTGCAGCATTTGGAGGAATGTGTATTGGTGCCCTGACAGTATTGGCAGATTTTATGGGGGCAATTGGTTCAGGAACCGGAATCTTACTTGCCGTAACAATCATCTATCAGTACTTTGAGACATTTGAGAAGGAGAGAGCCAGTGAGCTTGGTTTCTTTGGTTTCTAA